The Glycine soja cultivar W05 chromosome 6, ASM419377v2, whole genome shotgun sequence genome has a window encoding:
- the LOC114414117 gene encoding uncharacterized protein LOC114414117, with amino-acid sequence MSESELVSSDDQSPPSSTSSIPTIQMVSKSFSERLMGKFFDVSQFDFVYEQSGLWSPPVSRTVFLASPGNICSRDEMLRKLKKAKRNWKKSPMLCIFNVFWCSSS; translated from the exons ATGTCTGAGTCTGAATTAGTCTCTTCTGATGATCAATCTCCCCCATCCTCCACATCAAGTATTCCAACCATCCAAATGGTCTCAAAATCCTTCTCTGAAAGGCTTATGGGGAAATTCTTTGATGTCTCTCAATTCGATTTTGTGTATGAACAAAGTGGGTTGTGGTCTCCTCCTGTAAGTAGGACTGTGTTTTTGGCCTCACCAGGTAACATTTGTTCTCGGGATGAAATGTTGAGGAAGCTCAAGAAGGCAAAGAGGAATTGGAAGAAATCACCCATGTTATGCATCTTCAAC GTCTTTTGGTGCTCTTCAAGTTGA